From a single Gadus morhua chromosome 3, gadMor3.0, whole genome shotgun sequence genomic region:
- the LOC115540194 gene encoding calcium-binding mitochondrial carrier protein SCaMC-1 isoform X1: protein MERLGVLLVASCQENQESPELRRRRRWARLFDQLDLNKDGRIDLRELRVGLAKRGVSRSSVDKVVLAGDTNQDGELDFEEFSRYLHTHEKQLRLLFSNLDRNHDGEIDAAEIQHSLRSIGLDVSRQEAERILSSMDRDGTMTIDWAEWRDHFLFNPLHNMEDVARYWRHTMILDTGEQLRIPEELSDQSRSSVWRQLASGGLAGAVSRTSTAPLDRLKVFLQVHGSFPGTSSVGNSFQSMVREGGLGSLWRGNGINVLKMAPETAIKFTVYEQIKGLLGGSDASGHLKLQERFIAGSLAGAIAQTAIYPLEVLKTRLTLRATGQFSGVADCVSQLLRREGVWAFYRGYVPNLLAIAPAAGIDLAVYESLKNSWISRNSASGPPGVLVLVSCGALSSTCGQLASYPLALVKTRMQAQAAEGGGPRPSMTALFHSILAQEGVAGLYRGLSPNLLKVIPAVSISYVVYEYMRRGIENGFL, encoded by the exons ATGGAGCGACTCGGGGTCCTCCTGGTGGCCAGCTgccaggagaaccaggagagcccggagctgaggaggaggaggcgctgggCCAGACTGTTCGATCAGCTGGACCTCAATAAGGATGGACGGATCGATCTACGTGAGCTGCGGGTTGGCCTGGCAAAGCGAGGGGTGTCCCGGAGCTCCGTGGATAAG GTCGTCCTCGCCGGGGACACCAACCAGGACGGGGAGCTGGACTTTGAGGAGTTCAGCCGCTACCTCCACACCCACGAGAAGCAACTCAGACTCCTGTTCAGCAACCTGGACCGCAACCACGACG GTGAAATCGACGCAGCAGAGATCCAACACTCTCTGCGCTCCATCGGTCTGGACGTCAGCCGCCAGGAGGCAGAGCGGATTCTGAGCAG TATGGACAGAGACGGGACCATGACGATAGACTGGGCCGAGTGGCGCGACCACTTCCTGTTCAACCCACTTCACAACATGGAGGACGTGGCCCGCTACTGGAGACACACcatg ATCCTGGACACCGGAGAGCAGCTGCGGATCCCGGAGGAGCTGTCGGATCAGAGCAGGTCCTCTGTGTGGCGGCAGCTGGCCTCCGGGGGGCTGGCGGGGGCCGTGTCCCGGACCAGCACCGCGCCCCTGGACCGGCTCAAGGTCTTCCTCCAG GTCCACGGCTCCTTCCCCGGGACGAGCTCGGTGGGGAACAGCTTCCAGTCcatggtgagggagggggggctgggctcGCTGTGGAGGGGCAACGGGATCAACGTCCTGAAGATGGCCCCCGAGACCGCCATCAAGTTCACCGTCTACGAGCAG ATCAAAGGCCTTCTGGGAGGAAGTGACGCCAGCGGACACCTGAAGCTTCAGGAGAGGTTTATAGCTGGCTCACTGGCTGGAGCCATCGCCCAGACCGCCATCTACCCACtagag GTCCTGAAGACACGGCTGACGCTGAGGGCCACGGGCCAGTTCTCGGGGGTGGCGGACTGCGTCTCCCAGCTGCTGCGGAGGGAGGGCGTCTGGGCCTTCTACCGGGGCTACGTCCCCAACCTGCTGGCCATCGCCCCGGCTGCAGGCATCGACCTGGCCGTCTACGAg TCTCTGAAGAACTCGTGGATCAGCAGGAACTCGGCCTCCGGGCCCCCCGGGGTCCTGGTTCTGGTCAGCTGCGGGGCGCTGTCCAGCACCTGTGGCCAGCTGGCCAGCTACCCGCTCGCCCTGGTCAAGACACGCATGCAGGCCCAAG ccgcggagggaggaggcccccgtccctCCATGACCGCCCTGTTCCACAGCATCCTGGCCCAGGAGGGCGTGGCCGGGCTGTACCGCGGCCTCTCCCCAAATCTGCTCAAAGTCATTCCCGCCGTCAGCATCTCCTACGTGGTCTACGAGTACATGAG GCGCGGCATAGAGAACGGGTTCCTCTAG
- the c3h19orf53 gene encoding leydig cell tumor 10 kDa protein homolog: MAQGKQKFKPQPGGAKKPNSKPKGMRKGARTIAPKKAKVVAQHKLKNILEVAIRNKIEQDVTQNASTKLHKRLSVLKMPATKGPKLPAGNSKI; this comes from the exons ATGGCGCAGGGGAAGCAGAAGTTTAAACCTCAGCCGGGGGGAGCAAAGAAGCCCAACAGCAAGCCGAAGGGGATGAGGAAGGGAG CGAGGACCATTGCCCCTAAGAAGGCCAAGGTCGTGGCGCAACACAAGCTGAAAAAC ATCCTGGAGGTGGCCATCAGGAATAAGATCGAGCAGGACGTGACCCAGAACGCCAGCACCAAGCTCCACAAACGGCTGAGCGTCCTCAAAATGCCCGCCACTAAAGGCCCCAAGCTGCCCGCTGGAAACTCCAAGATCTGA
- the LOC115540194 gene encoding calcium-binding mitochondrial carrier protein SCaMC-1 isoform X2, which produces MDRDGTMTIDWAEWRDHFLFNPLHNMEDVARYWRHTMILDTGEQLRIPEELSDQSRSSVWRQLASGGLAGAVSRTSTAPLDRLKVFLQVHGSFPGTSSVGNSFQSMVREGGLGSLWRGNGINVLKMAPETAIKFTVYEQIKGLLGGSDASGHLKLQERFIAGSLAGAIAQTAIYPLEVLKTRLTLRATGQFSGVADCVSQLLRREGVWAFYRGYVPNLLAIAPAAGIDLAVYESLKNSWISRNSASGPPGVLVLVSCGALSSTCGQLASYPLALVKTRMQAQAAEGGGPRPSMTALFHSILAQEGVAGLYRGLSPNLLKVIPAVSISYVVYEYMRRGIENGFL; this is translated from the exons ATGGACAGAGACGGGACCATGACGATAGACTGGGCCGAGTGGCGCGACCACTTCCTGTTCAACCCACTTCACAACATGGAGGACGTGGCCCGCTACTGGAGACACACcatg ATCCTGGACACCGGAGAGCAGCTGCGGATCCCGGAGGAGCTGTCGGATCAGAGCAGGTCCTCTGTGTGGCGGCAGCTGGCCTCCGGGGGGCTGGCGGGGGCCGTGTCCCGGACCAGCACCGCGCCCCTGGACCGGCTCAAGGTCTTCCTCCAG GTCCACGGCTCCTTCCCCGGGACGAGCTCGGTGGGGAACAGCTTCCAGTCcatggtgagggagggggggctgggctcGCTGTGGAGGGGCAACGGGATCAACGTCCTGAAGATGGCCCCCGAGACCGCCATCAAGTTCACCGTCTACGAGCAG ATCAAAGGCCTTCTGGGAGGAAGTGACGCCAGCGGACACCTGAAGCTTCAGGAGAGGTTTATAGCTGGCTCACTGGCTGGAGCCATCGCCCAGACCGCCATCTACCCACtagag GTCCTGAAGACACGGCTGACGCTGAGGGCCACGGGCCAGTTCTCGGGGGTGGCGGACTGCGTCTCCCAGCTGCTGCGGAGGGAGGGCGTCTGGGCCTTCTACCGGGGCTACGTCCCCAACCTGCTGGCCATCGCCCCGGCTGCAGGCATCGACCTGGCCGTCTACGAg TCTCTGAAGAACTCGTGGATCAGCAGGAACTCGGCCTCCGGGCCCCCCGGGGTCCTGGTTCTGGTCAGCTGCGGGGCGCTGTCCAGCACCTGTGGCCAGCTGGCCAGCTACCCGCTCGCCCTGGTCAAGACACGCATGCAGGCCCAAG ccgcggagggaggaggcccccgtccctCCATGACCGCCCTGTTCCACAGCATCCTGGCCCAGGAGGGCGTGGCCGGGCTGTACCGCGGCCTCTCCCCAAATCTGCTCAAAGTCATTCCCGCCGTCAGCATCTCCTACGTGGTCTACGAGTACATGAG GCGCGGCATAGAGAACGGGTTCCTCTAG